One genomic segment of Salinigranum rubrum includes these proteins:
- a CDS encoding universal stress protein — MYDDILVPTDGSAGTNDTLAHALDIAKHRGARLHALSVVDRRVYLSADHDQQDDILATLTESAETAVETVETRAAEEDVETTTVVRDGVPHSEILRYADEEGIDLIVIGTHGRTGRDKLVNMGSVTERVVENASQPVLVVQIGDD; from the coding sequence ATGTACGACGACATCCTCGTTCCGACCGACGGAAGTGCTGGCACGAACGACACGCTGGCCCACGCGCTCGACATCGCGAAGCACCGAGGAGCGCGCCTGCACGCCCTGTCGGTTGTCGACCGGCGCGTCTACCTCTCTGCGGACCACGACCAGCAGGACGACATCCTCGCGACCCTGACCGAGAGCGCCGAAACGGCGGTCGAAACCGTCGAAACGCGGGCCGCCGAGGAGGACGTTGAGACGACGACGGTGGTCCGCGACGGCGTCCCACACTCGGAGATCCTTCGGTACGCCGACGAGGAGGGGATCGACCTCATCGTCATCGGCACGCACGGACGGACGGGACGGGACAAACTCGTCAACATGGGAAGCGTCACGGAGCGGGTCGTCGAAAACGCCTCCCAGCCCGTCCTCGTCGTCCAAATCGGCGACGACTGA
- the purB gene encoding adenylosuccinate lyase, translating to MTEPESAGLPRTDPLAAVSPLDGRYASRTEPLVPYASESALMRARVEVEVEYLIALADLDATDVTLDESTREVLRALYAAFDADDARLVKQIERDGTAEYAATNHDVKAVEYFLRVRLAERLSDAEHLFPWIHFGLTSEDVNNLAQRLLVKGASEEVLLPALGEVRDALVEMAHEHRALPMLARTHGQPATPTTFGKEMAVYAARLGRATGRIRRATDSLAGKLAGASGVYAAHVAAYPDVDWRAFSKSFVERFGFEHQSLSTQVNPCDDLAELFDALRGANNALLDLDRDMWLYVSDRYLGQETVEGETGSSTMPHKVNPIDFENSEGNLSKANSDLTFLADYVTTSRLQRDLSDSTVKRNVGAAFAHSLIGYGKTETGLSKVVPNEQVMREELESTPEILGEAVQTILRREGDTDAYERVKALTRGRRVTLSDLHDLFAELDVSEAVRDELTALTPSGYVGVAAALADDVDTDLNIDVDEME from the coding sequence ATGACCGAGCCCGAGTCCGCCGGACTGCCGCGAACGGACCCGCTGGCAGCGGTGTCACCGCTGGACGGCCGGTACGCCTCGCGCACGGAACCGCTCGTCCCGTACGCGAGCGAGTCCGCACTCATGCGCGCGCGCGTCGAAGTAGAGGTCGAGTACCTGATTGCCCTCGCCGACCTCGACGCGACCGACGTCACGCTCGACGAGTCGACGCGCGAGGTCCTCCGCGCTCTGTACGCGGCGTTCGACGCCGACGACGCCCGGTTGGTGAAGCAAATCGAGCGCGACGGGACGGCCGAGTACGCGGCGACCAACCACGACGTGAAGGCGGTCGAGTACTTCCTGCGCGTCCGACTCGCCGAACGCCTCTCCGACGCCGAGCACCTGTTCCCGTGGATTCACTTCGGCCTCACCAGCGAGGACGTCAACAACCTCGCCCAGCGCCTGCTCGTGAAGGGCGCGAGCGAGGAGGTGTTGCTCCCCGCGCTCGGGGAAGTCAGAGACGCCCTCGTCGAGATGGCCCACGAGCACCGCGCCCTCCCGATGCTCGCCCGCACCCACGGTCAGCCCGCGACGCCGACGACCTTCGGCAAGGAGATGGCCGTCTACGCCGCTCGGCTCGGCCGCGCGACGGGGCGAATCCGGCGCGCGACCGACAGCCTCGCCGGAAAACTCGCGGGCGCGTCGGGCGTGTACGCGGCTCACGTCGCGGCGTACCCCGACGTCGACTGGCGCGCCTTCTCGAAGTCGTTCGTCGAAAGGTTCGGCTTCGAACACCAGTCGCTCTCGACGCAGGTCAACCCGTGTGACGACCTCGCGGAACTGTTCGACGCCCTCAGGGGAGCCAACAACGCGCTCCTCGACCTCGACCGCGACATGTGGCTGTACGTTTCAGACAGGTACCTCGGCCAGGAGACGGTCGAGGGCGAGACCGGGTCGTCGACGATGCCCCACAAGGTCAACCCCATCGACTTCGAGAACAGCGAGGGGAACCTCTCGAAGGCCAACTCGGACCTGACGTTCCTGGCTGACTACGTCACCACCTCGCGGCTCCAGCGAGACCTCTCGGACTCGACGGTGAAGCGAAACGTCGGCGCGGCGTTCGCCCACAGCCTCATCGGGTACGGAAAGACCGAGACGGGGCTGTCGAAGGTCGTCCCGAACGAGCAGGTGATGCGCGAGGAACTGGAGTCGACGCCGGAGATTCTCGGCGAGGCCGTCCAGACCATCCTCCGGCGCGAGGGAGACACCGACGCGTACGAGCGGGTGAAAGCGCTCACCCGAGGACGGCGCGTGACGCTGTCGGACCTCCACGACCTGTTCGCGGAACTCGACGTGTCGGAGGCGGTCCGGGACGAACTCACGGCGCTCACGCCGAGCGGATACGTCGGCGTGGCGGCGGCGCTGGCCGACGACGTCGACACCGACCTCAACATCGACGTCGACGAGATGGAGTAG
- a CDS encoding diphthine--ammonia ligase, with amino-acid sequence MTDDWVSLFSGGKDSSWALYRALEEGLNVTRLLTVHPGDDSGSYMYHVPETGLASLAAESIGIDLVEVDPGDLAATTASDSAEQGDREVEPLEAALRELHGELDLVGVTAGAIESEFQTSRIRAMCERLGIDLFAPLWQRDPDELAEEMLAAGFEITIVQVAAHGLDESWLGRTLDETALDELRELNDEYGVHLLGEGGEFETLVTDGPHMSRPIELEYDTEWNGTRGRIRVTDAWLG; translated from the coding sequence ATGACGGACGACTGGGTCAGTCTCTTCTCCGGCGGCAAGGACTCCTCGTGGGCGCTCTACCGGGCGCTCGAAGAGGGGTTGAACGTCACGCGACTCCTGACCGTGCACCCGGGCGACGACTCGGGGTCGTACATGTACCACGTGCCCGAGACCGGACTGGCGAGCCTGGCGGCCGAGAGCATCGGCATCGACCTCGTGGAGGTCGACCCCGGCGACCTCGCGGCGACGACGGCGAGCGATTCGGCGGAACAGGGCGACCGGGAGGTCGAACCGCTGGAGGCGGCCCTCCGGGAACTCCACGGGGAACTGGACCTCGTCGGCGTCACCGCCGGGGCCATCGAGAGCGAGTTCCAGACCTCGCGCATCCGAGCGATGTGTGAGCGGCTGGGAATCGACCTGTTCGCCCCCCTCTGGCAGCGCGACCCCGACGAACTGGCCGAGGAGATGCTGGCGGCGGGTTTCGAGATTACTATCGTTCAGGTCGCCGCCCACGGCCTCGACGAGTCGTGGCTCGGCCGCACCCTCGATGAGACGGCGCTCGACGAACTCCGGGAGTTGAACGACGAGTACGGCGTCCACCTCCTGGGCGAGGGCGGCGAGTTCGAGACGCTCGTCACTGACGGCCCGCACATGTCCCGTCCCATCGAACTGGAGTACGACACCGAGTGGAACGGGACGCGCGGGCGGATTCGCGTGACCGACGCGTGGTTGGGCTGA
- a CDS encoding universal stress protein has protein sequence MYDTVLVPVDDTAETTRLTERAIELADTWDANLRVLGIVDGPTALSAEATDRSDRVSGARERAKRASMRAAERAHRAGVDADGTVRRGVPHAEIVGEARRVGADLVLLGPSGRETTGGAVCAGQVTSRVVDRADCAVLVERSSEELPPDRATAEPVTEESASSPSVSTSDGSADEQPLVAE, from the coding sequence ATGTACGACACTGTCCTCGTGCCCGTCGACGACACCGCGGAGACGACACGACTCACAGAGCGCGCCATCGAACTCGCCGACACGTGGGATGCGAACCTCCGGGTGCTCGGCATCGTGGACGGTCCGACCGCGTTGTCGGCGGAGGCAACCGATCGAAGCGACCGGGTGAGCGGGGCGCGCGAACGGGCCAAACGGGCGTCGATGCGCGCCGCCGAGCGAGCGCACCGGGCCGGCGTCGATGCGGACGGGACCGTCCGACGCGGCGTTCCGCACGCTGAGATCGTCGGCGAGGCCCGACGCGTCGGTGCCGACCTCGTTCTCCTCGGGCCCTCCGGCCGCGAGACGACCGGCGGTGCCGTCTGCGCGGGTCAGGTGACCAGCCGCGTCGTCGACCGGGCGGACTGTGCGGTCCTCGTTGAGCGATCCAGCGAGGAACTGCCGCCGGACCGGGCGACTGCCGAACCGGTGACCGAGGAGTCGGCGTCGAGTCCGAGCGTATCGACGTCGGATGGCTCGGCGGACGAACAGCCGCTGGTGGCCGAGTAA
- a CDS encoding phosphoadenosine phosphosulfate reductase family protein, giving the protein MSAFPDYLDVDYSDGEGEEPEDYPSIEHKIEKAIEVTKTGLEQYENPVVMWTGGKDSTLTLYFVKEVAEQHDLDVPPVVFIDHYQHFDELIDFCKHWADEWDLDVIWARNTDVGEYVDENGLTPGDDIPVEALSEHNQHHIRNLLEYEEDTFPFLLDTYVGNHLLKTVALNDALEEYDVDGVISGVRWDEQEARADETFFSPRHDPDIYPPHDRIQPILQFAEPDVWDAFWNFVVPETVEGYPAGHVPQNDEDLPEGLTMADIPVSPKYFAGFRSLGSEVSTDKSADEPAWLQDMENTTERAGRAQDKEDLMERLRDLGYM; this is encoded by the coding sequence ATGTCAGCGTTCCCCGACTACCTCGACGTCGACTACAGCGACGGCGAGGGTGAAGAACCGGAGGACTACCCGAGCATCGAGCACAAGATCGAGAAGGCCATCGAGGTCACCAAGACGGGACTCGAGCAGTACGAGAACCCCGTCGTGATGTGGACCGGTGGCAAGGACTCGACGCTGACGCTGTACTTCGTCAAGGAGGTCGCCGAGCAGCACGACCTCGACGTCCCGCCGGTCGTGTTCATCGACCACTACCAGCACTTCGACGAACTCATCGACTTCTGTAAGCACTGGGCCGACGAGTGGGACCTCGACGTCATCTGGGCGCGCAACACCGACGTCGGCGAGTACGTCGACGAGAACGGTCTCACCCCGGGCGACGACATCCCGGTCGAGGCGCTGTCGGAGCACAACCAGCACCACATCCGCAACCTGCTGGAGTACGAGGAGGACACCTTCCCGTTCCTGCTCGACACGTACGTCGGCAACCACCTGCTGAAGACCGTCGCGCTGAACGACGCCCTCGAAGAGTACGACGTCGACGGCGTCATCTCCGGTGTGCGGTGGGACGAACAGGAAGCCCGCGCCGACGAGACGTTCTTCTCGCCGCGGCACGACCCCGACATATACCCGCCGCACGACCGCATCCAACCCATCCTCCAGTTCGCCGAACCGGACGTCTGGGACGCGTTCTGGAACTTCGTCGTGCCCGAAACCGTCGAGGGCTACCCGGCGGGGCACGTCCCCCAGAACGACGAGGACCTGCCCGAGGGCCTGACGATGGCCGACATCCCCGTCTCGCCCAAGTACTTCGCTGGCTTCCGTTCGCTGGGCAGCGAGGTGTCGACGGACAAGTCCGCCGACGAACCCGCCTGGCTGCAGGACATGGAGAACACCACCGAGCGCGCCGGCCGCGCCCAGGACAAGGAGGACCTCATGGAGCGCCTCCGCGACCTGGGTTACATGTGA
- a CDS encoding phosphoadenosine phosphosulfate reductase family protein has product MTSLDHVAVDYALGAGQTAGDYPTLEEKLERAADVTRTALEQYETPAVMWTGGKDSTLVLYVVREVCADMGVPVPPVVYIEHFEGLDDVRVFVDHWVDEWDLDLVVARNEDFFDHGWEFGDEVRVEDLNEQNRRELERIEHEGETMVVDPDTFEGNHLLKTVALNNAIVEYGFDGVFSGVRWDEQASRAEETFFSPRHDAEKYPPHDRVNPILQFTEADLWEAFWQFVVPDSVEGYPAGHVPQSRADLPEGVAIEDIPVPEKYFEGFRSLGTETGSEKSDDRPAWIQDLENTTERAGRAQDKENLMERLRDLGYM; this is encoded by the coding sequence ATGACCTCCCTGGACCACGTCGCTGTGGACTACGCGCTCGGCGCCGGCCAGACCGCCGGCGACTACCCGACCCTCGAAGAGAAACTCGAACGGGCCGCCGACGTCACCCGTACGGCGCTCGAACAGTACGAGACGCCCGCCGTCATGTGGACCGGCGGCAAGGACTCGACGCTCGTCCTCTACGTCGTCCGCGAGGTGTGTGCGGACATGGGCGTCCCCGTGCCTCCCGTGGTGTACATCGAGCATTTCGAGGGCCTCGACGACGTCCGCGTCTTCGTCGACCACTGGGTCGACGAGTGGGACCTCGACCTCGTCGTCGCCCGCAACGAGGACTTCTTCGACCACGGCTGGGAGTTCGGCGACGAGGTCCGAGTCGAGGACCTGAACGAGCAGAACCGACGCGAACTCGAACGCATCGAACACGAGGGGGAGACGATGGTCGTCGACCCCGACACGTTCGAGGGCAACCACCTGCTGAAGACCGTCGCGCTCAACAACGCCATCGTCGAGTACGGCTTCGACGGCGTCTTCTCGGGGGTGCGGTGGGACGAGCAGGCTTCGAGAGCCGAGGAGACGTTCTTCTCCCCCCGACACGACGCCGAGAAGTACCCGCCCCACGACAGGGTCAACCCCATCCTCCAGTTCACGGAGGCCGATCTCTGGGAGGCGTTCTGGCAGTTCGTCGTGCCCGACTCCGTCGAGGGGTACCCCGCCGGCCACGTCCCGCAGTCGCGCGCCGACCTCCCCGAGGGTGTCGCCATCGAGGACATCCCGGTCCCCGAGAAGTACTTCGAGGGCTTCCGTTCGCTGGGAACCGAGACGGGTTCCGAGAAGTCCGACGACCGGCCCGCGTGGATTCAAGACCTCGAAAACACCACCGAGCGCGCCGGCCGCGCCCAGGACAAGGAGAACCTCATGGAGCGTCTCCGCGACCTCGGCTACATGTAA
- the gfcR gene encoding transcriptional regulator GfcR → MKNVNDLIESAEELAKRGLSKGEIADELNVSRETASWLVEKSGAKSESDAGSTSESRDNGGPHDIHVDWSAFGRDSARLTYAGQAMADLLSKEGEEVDLTIGIEKAGVPLATVVSRELDTDLGSYAPAKHQWEEGDIEDLGGSFSRNFATIRGRDCYIVDDTITSGTTMKETIEAIREEGGNPVGCVVLVDKQGVEQVSDVPVYSLINVVRVGEES, encoded by the coding sequence ATGAAGAACGTTAACGACCTCATCGAGAGCGCCGAGGAGCTCGCGAAGCGCGGCCTCTCGAAGGGCGAGATCGCCGACGAACTCAACGTCTCGCGGGAGACGGCCTCGTGGCTCGTCGAGAAGAGCGGCGCGAAGAGCGAGAGCGACGCGGGTTCGACGTCGGAGTCCCGCGACAACGGCGGGCCGCACGACATCCACGTCGACTGGAGCGCGTTCGGCCGCGACAGCGCGCGCCTCACCTACGCGGGGCAGGCGATGGCGGACCTGCTGTCGAAGGAGGGCGAGGAGGTCGACCTGACCATCGGCATCGAGAAGGCCGGCGTCCCCCTCGCAACGGTCGTCTCGCGCGAACTCGACACCGACCTCGGGTCGTACGCGCCCGCGAAGCACCAGTGGGAGGAGGGCGACATCGAGGACCTCGGCGGGTCGTTCTCGCGCAACTTCGCCACCATCCGCGGGCGGGACTGCTACATCGTCGACGACACCATCACCTCCGGGACGACGATGAAAGAGACCATCGAGGCCATCCGAGAGGAGGGCGGCAACCCCGTCGGCTGCGTCGTCCTCGTCGACAAACAGGGCGTCGAGCAGGTCTCCGACGTCCCCGTCTACTCGCTCATCAACGTCGTCCGCGTCGGCGAAGAGAGCTGA
- a CDS encoding GMC family oxidoreductase — MTAAVDRTPSEADVCVVGAGPAGAFVAHSLASRGHDVVVLEAGERLNAEDHHRRMEMWLRPVFERNEFWFDRARDAYTSTGDIYARLNLVRVKAVGGTSLHWDGNTPRLHEKDFEMNTRYGLARDWPISYDDLRPYYARAEREMGVSGIDDNPHGPPRAESYPMEGFPPSYSDSLFADACDELGISMATQPKAINSESYDDRSGCIGYGVCNACPSGAKYSADVHVRKAESEGARVIDQVQVLSVEHDRDGEAVESVVYVTPDGTEYRQEADHFVIACGGIETPRLLLLSDSSEYPDGLANSSGAVGRYLMDHPNVSTEAQLDEPTRQNNIGWVSSRSDQFYDHDEPSPGSFHLTFSNTAKQTWGGAQAKQTATANLLKTLGSMTPSAFIEWLGDPLDETKLGDDLAFPTTDGPPYPLSVRGAGEMLPRAGNRVTLDRSKTDSFGRPVPSIQLSDGAHAQQTMEHCLEVQESIMQTLGADITGVSTLADRDMGSHHMGTTRMGTDPAESVVNEECRTHDLENLWISSSSVFTTGGANNPTLTIAALALKTADHIDDRL, encoded by the coding sequence ATGACGGCTGCCGTCGACCGGACGCCGTCGGAAGCCGACGTCTGTGTCGTCGGGGCGGGTCCGGCCGGTGCCTTCGTCGCTCACTCGCTTGCCAGCAGGGGACACGACGTCGTCGTCCTCGAAGCCGGGGAGCGTCTGAACGCCGAAGACCACCATCGCCGGATGGAGATGTGGCTGCGTCCGGTGTTCGAGCGCAACGAGTTCTGGTTCGACAGGGCACGGGACGCGTACACCTCCACCGGAGACATCTACGCGCGACTGAACCTGGTCCGCGTGAAGGCGGTCGGCGGTACGTCCCTACACTGGGACGGGAACACGCCTCGGCTCCACGAGAAGGACTTCGAGATGAACACCCGGTACGGGCTGGCGCGCGACTGGCCCATTAGCTACGACGACCTTCGGCCCTACTACGCCCGCGCCGAACGGGAGATGGGCGTCTCGGGGATCGACGACAACCCCCACGGGCCACCACGAGCGGAGTCGTATCCGATGGAGGGCTTCCCACCGAGTTACTCGGACTCGCTCTTCGCCGACGCCTGCGACGAACTCGGCATTTCGATGGCGACCCAGCCGAAAGCGATCAACTCCGAATCGTACGACGACCGATCCGGCTGTATCGGGTACGGTGTCTGCAACGCCTGTCCGTCCGGTGCGAAGTACAGCGCCGACGTCCACGTCCGGAAGGCCGAATCAGAGGGAGCGCGGGTCATCGACCAGGTGCAGGTGTTGTCCGTCGAACACGACCGTGACGGGGAGGCCGTCGAATCGGTCGTCTACGTGACTCCAGACGGCACCGAGTACCGCCAGGAAGCGGACCACTTCGTCATCGCCTGCGGCGGCATCGAGACGCCGCGGCTGTTGCTCCTCTCCGACTCCTCGGAGTACCCGGACGGACTGGCCAACTCCAGCGGTGCCGTCGGTCGGTATCTGATGGACCACCCGAACGTCTCGACGGAGGCACAGCTCGACGAGCCGACGCGGCAGAACAACATCGGCTGGGTCTCCAGCCGGAGTGACCAGTTCTACGACCACGACGAGCCGTCCCCCGGGAGCTTCCACCTCACTTTCAGCAACACCGCCAAGCAGACCTGGGGTGGCGCGCAGGCGAAGCAGACGGCCACCGCGAACCTCCTCAAAACGCTCGGGTCCATGACACCCTCTGCGTTCATCGAGTGGCTCGGCGACCCGCTCGACGAGACGAAACTCGGTGACGACCTCGCGTTTCCGACGACTGACGGGCCGCCGTACCCGCTTTCGGTCCGCGGTGCGGGCGAGATGCTCCCTCGCGCCGGAAACCGGGTGACTCTCGACCGCTCGAAGACGGACAGTTTCGGACGACCGGTTCCATCGATTCAGCTCTCCGACGGCGCACACGCCCAGCAGACGATGGAGCACTGTCTCGAAGTTCAGGAGTCAATCATGCAAACGCTCGGAGCAGACATCACCGGCGTGTCGACGCTCGCGGACCGCGACATGGGCTCACACCACATGGGAACGACGAGGATGGGCACCGACCCAGCGGAGAGCGTCGTGAACGAGGAGTGCCGCACGCACGACCTTGAGAACCTCTGGATCTCGTCGTCGAGCGTGTTCACTACCGGTGGCGCGAACAATCCGACGCTGACCATCGCCGCCCTCGCACTCAAGACGGCCGACCACATCGACGACAGACTCTGA
- the purH gene encoding bifunctional phosphoribosylaminoimidazolecarboxamide formyltransferase/IMP cyclohydrolase: MLKIAGLASNRGRNLLHIADRAPGGAELSVVLTNREGAPVLEEASERGIPTEVVERGDDSREEHERRVTSRLSGYDFDVVCLDGYMRVLTSEFLDAMPTTLNVHPSLLPSFPGTDAHEQVLDAGVRMTGCTVHVVTEEVDAGPIVTQEAVPVYEDDDATSLKSRVLREAEFTAYPRAVRWFAEGRVEVTADDVAVDGDEGGDFPDRRLASDDRVSGLRYGENPHQEAAVYADDSCSEANVVHATQLNEGAKALSYNNYNDADAALSLVKEFDEPAAAVIKHTNPAGCATAESLAAAYDRALSTDAMSAFGGIVALNRECDVATAEAITESFKEVVVAPAYSDAALDVLTEKKNLRVLDVGPLGEVTDHLTEKRLVGGRLVQERDTWAPYREDLTVVTEREPIDEEVESMLFAWRVLKHVKSNGIVLTSGTETVGVGMGQVSRVDAVRLAAMKADEHAEGKSADGAVMASDAFFPFPDGIEEAAESGIEAVIQPGGSVNDEDVIAAADEHGMAMAFTGRRCFRHD, from the coding sequence ATGCTCAAGATCGCTGGCCTGGCGAGCAATCGCGGTCGAAACCTCCTGCACATCGCCGACCGGGCACCCGGCGGCGCCGAACTCTCTGTCGTCCTGACGAACCGCGAGGGGGCCCCGGTCCTCGAAGAGGCCTCCGAACGCGGCATCCCCACAGAGGTCGTCGAGCGCGGTGACGATTCCCGGGAGGAACACGAGCGTCGGGTCACCTCGCGGCTGTCGGGGTACGACTTCGACGTCGTCTGTCTCGACGGCTACATGCGCGTCCTCACGAGCGAGTTCCTCGACGCGATGCCGACGACGCTGAACGTCCATCCCTCCCTCCTCCCGTCGTTCCCCGGCACGGACGCCCACGAGCAGGTGCTCGATGCGGGGGTACGCATGACTGGCTGTACGGTCCACGTGGTCACCGAAGAGGTCGACGCCGGCCCCATCGTCACCCAGGAGGCGGTTCCCGTCTACGAGGACGACGACGCGACGAGTCTGAAATCGCGCGTCCTCCGCGAGGCGGAGTTCACGGCCTATCCCCGGGCCGTGCGGTGGTTCGCCGAAGGTCGTGTCGAGGTGACCGCCGACGACGTGGCGGTCGACGGCGACGAGGGTGGTGACTTCCCCGACCGACGACTCGCCTCCGACGACCGCGTGTCGGGACTCAGATACGGCGAGAACCCCCACCAGGAGGCCGCGGTGTACGCCGACGACTCCTGTTCGGAGGCGAACGTCGTCCACGCGACGCAGTTGAACGAGGGCGCGAAGGCGCTGTCGTACAACAACTACAACGACGCCGACGCCGCGCTCTCTCTGGTAAAAGAGTTCGACGAGCCCGCGGCGGCGGTCATCAAACACACCAACCCGGCGGGGTGTGCCACCGCCGAGTCCCTGGCCGCGGCGTACGACCGCGCCCTGTCGACCGACGCGATGAGTGCCTTCGGCGGCATCGTCGCCCTGAACCGCGAGTGCGACGTCGCCACCGCCGAAGCCATCACGGAGTCGTTCAAAGAGGTCGTCGTCGCCCCGGCGTACTCCGACGCCGCGCTGGACGTCCTCACCGAGAAGAAGAACCTCCGCGTCCTCGACGTCGGTCCCCTCGGGGAGGTGACGGACCACCTCACGGAGAAGCGACTCGTCGGCGGCCGACTCGTCCAGGAGCGCGACACGTGGGCGCCTTACCGAGAGGACCTGACGGTCGTCACCGAACGCGAACCCATCGACGAGGAAGTCGAGTCGATGCTGTTCGCCTGGCGCGTCCTCAAGCACGTCAAGTCCAACGGCATCGTCCTGACTTCGGGTACCGAGACGGTCGGGGTCGGGATGGGGCAGGTCTCCCGCGTCGACGCGGTGAGACTCGCGGCGATGAAAGCCGACGAACACGCCGAGGGCAAGTCCGCCGACGGTGCCGTGATGGCGAGCGACGCGTTCTTCCCGTTCCCCGACGGCATCGAGGAGGCCGCCGAGTCGGGTATCGAGGCCGTCATCCAGCCGGGCGGGAGCGTCAACGACGAGGACGTTATCGCCGCCGCCGACGAACACGGGATGGCGATGGCGTTCACCGGGAGGCGGTGTTTCCGCCACGACTGA
- a CDS encoding DUF7110 family protein: protein MSGRVFRLHSTLELPLETVTDYFENDPELPPEIEDIDITRRNNTLIIKAVAKDESLSKYTPTAQLKASVTENRVYEEEPPRAGAPRWGEEEEEIPSELVEFACFKGDRETVLQNTALQYPMFLVLRDLARLAEKGTLTAVTEEDGDLHATRIVEGEERAASVEVVENPQQNNGGGNTVNWRDNKFIS, encoded by the coding sequence ATGTCAGGCCGCGTATTCCGACTTCACTCGACACTGGAACTGCCGCTCGAAACAGTCACTGACTACTTCGAGAACGACCCGGAGCTTCCCCCGGAAATCGAGGATATCGACATCACCCGACGGAACAACACACTCATCATCAAGGCCGTCGCCAAGGACGAGTCGCTCAGCAAGTACACCCCGACCGCACAGCTGAAAGCGAGCGTCACCGAGAACCGCGTCTACGAGGAGGAACCGCCGCGCGCCGGCGCGCCCCGCTGGGGCGAGGAGGAAGAGGAAATCCCCTCCGAACTCGTCGAGTTCGCCTGCTTCAAGGGCGACCGCGAGACCGTCCTCCAGAACACGGCGCTGCAGTACCCGATGTTCCTCGTCCTGCGTGACCTCGCCCGTCTCGCCGAGAAGGGGACGCTGACTGCCGTGACCGAGGAGGACGGCGACCTGCACGCGACCCGCATCGTCGAAGGCGAGGAGCGCGCGGCGTCCGTGGAGGTCGTCGAGAACCCTCAACAGAACAACGGCGGCGGGAACACGGTGAACTGGCGCGACAACAAGTTCATTAGCTAG
- a CDS encoding glutaredoxin family protein, with protein MTFSPESDLSAEEVQTRVDEAIENNDVVVFMKGNRLMPQCGYSKRAVELVGKYVDEFETVDVLPALPEFRAALESHSGWETTPQTFVDGEFIGGSDILAELDERGELEATLTA; from the coding sequence ATGACGTTCAGTCCCGAGTCTGATCTTTCCGCCGAGGAAGTCCAGACCCGCGTCGACGAGGCCATCGAGAACAACGACGTCGTCGTGTTCATGAAAGGCAACCGGCTCATGCCGCAGTGTGGCTACTCGAAGCGCGCGGTCGAACTCGTCGGCAAGTACGTCGACGAGTTCGAAACCGTCGACGTCCTCCCCGCGCTGCCGGAGTTCCGCGCGGCGCTCGAATCGCACTCGGGCTGGGAGACCACCCCACAGACGTTCGTCGACGGCGAGTTCATCGGCGGCTCCGACATCCTCGCCGAACTCGACGAGCGCGGCGAACTCGAAGCGACGCTCACCGCCTGA
- a CDS encoding gluconate 2-dehydrogenase subunit 3 family protein, whose amino-acid sequence MTERPRRADEPQDESAAPTRRQFLTALGGIGIAVASAGDGGQSTAGPVVAERSRWTEAPSSQYHVRVATAVADAVYPPSISVDESFVERRVFGRVEPTPGHFDELLDTIEVVDRYARTRFGSRVPALSPAARRQALQSMGVTAVHPTADGTTAERVRYYLVNDLLFALFTSPKSSERTGVDNPPGYPGGREAYQRPPGGADR is encoded by the coding sequence ATGACTGAACGCCCGCGCCGAGCGGACGAACCTCAGGACGAGTCAGCCGCTCCGACGAGACGACAGTTCCTCACCGCACTCGGTGGAATCGGGATCGCGGTTGCGAGCGCTGGGGACGGGGGGCAATCGACGGCGGGACCAGTCGTCGCCGAGCGGTCCCGATGGACAGAGGCCCCGTCCTCACAGTACCACGTCCGGGTGGCAACGGCCGTCGCGGACGCGGTGTACCCCCCTTCGATTTCCGTCGACGAGTCGTTCGTCGAGCGACGCGTGTTCGGGCGGGTCGAACCCACTCCGGGACACTTCGACGAACTGCTCGACACTATCGAGGTGGTCGATAGGTACGCAAGAACACGGTTCGGGAGTCGGGTCCCCGCGCTCTCCCCGGCTGCCCGTCGCCAGGCGCTGCAGTCGATGGGTGTGACGGCGGTCCATCCGACCGCCGACGGCACGACGGCCGAGCGAGTCCGGTACTACCTCGTGAACGACCTGCTGTTCGCGCTCTTCACGTCTCCGAAGAGCAGCGAACGGACGGGTGTCGACAACCCACCTGGGTATCCCGGCGGACGCGAGGCGTACCAGCGCCCACCGGGGGGTGCTGACCGATGA